From the Falco biarmicus isolate bFalBia1 chromosome 19, bFalBia1.pri, whole genome shotgun sequence genome, one window contains:
- the NCSTN gene encoding nicastrin — MAAAVGRAWGSRRMEVAARSCRGSLPAWWGLLRGLLLAVLAAGSCQGNSVERKIYIPLNKTAPCVRLLNATHQIGCQSSISGDTGVIHVVEKEEDLNWVLADGPHPPYMILLDGNLFNRRVMLQLKGTSRVSGLAVATAKPSPPQGFSPGLKCPNDGFGVYSKDYGPQFAHCNKTVWNPVGSGLSYEDFDFPIFLLEDANETQVIKQCYQDHNVPRDGSGPEYPLCAMQLFSHMHAVTSTVTCMRRSSLQSTFSINPEVVCDPLLDYNVWSTLQPINSSGKVDPEKEVIIVATRIDSHSFFWNIAPGADSAVSSFVTHLAAAEALHKVSDVHLLQRNIMFTFFQGETFDYIGSSRMVYDMEKDKFPLRLDNIHSFVELNQVALRNDSVLWMHTDPVSRLNESVEVQVRNLLDILSNSSTGASVTLQEAGYSQPLPPSSFQRFLRARHIPGVVLTDHKTAFQNRYYQSMYDTPENIRMQYPEGLSPEETLEYVTDTAKSLAEVATVVARALYRLAGGANNTSAIQADPKTVTRMLYGFLIKMNNSWFQSIIKPDIKGILGDVPQHYVAVSSPVNTTYLVQYVLANLTGTVVNLTKEECLNPEKTPNSEKEMYEYAWVQGSLDPNSTSRIPYCVRSTVHLSKALSPAFELRQWGSTEYSTWTESRWKEIRARIFLVASKELEIITLVVGVAILIFSLLATYFINAKADILFSIPRDPGAVAY; from the exons ATGGCGGCGGCAGTGGGGAGAGCCTGGGGCAGCCGGCGGATGGAGGTCGCTGCGAGGAGCTGCCGGGGCTCGCTCCCGGCCTGGTGGGGGCTGCTCCGGGGGCTGCTTCTGGCCGTGCTGGCAGCGG GCTCCTGCCAGGGGAACTCTGTTGAGAGGAAGATCTACATCCCCCTGAACAAAACGGCACCGTGCGTTCGCCTCCTGAATGCCACCCACCAGATCGGCTGCCAGT CCTCCATCAGTGGAGACACGGGCGTGATCCATGTGGTTGAGAAGGAGGAGGACCTGAACTGGGTGCTTGCTGATGGCCCGCATCCACCCTACATGATACTGCTAGATGGGAACCTCTTCAACAG gAGGGtaatgctgcagctgaagggaaCCTCACGCGTGTCAGGCCTTGCTGTGGCCACTGCCAAACCTAGCCCTCCCCAGGGCTTCTCTCCTGGTTTGAAGTGCCCCAACGATGGGTTTG gTGTCTATTCCAAAGATTATGGCCCTCAGTTTGCACACTGCAATAAGACTGTGTGGAATCCTGTGGGGAGTGGGCTTTCCTATGAGGATTTTGACTTCcctatttttctccttgaagaTGCCAATGAGACACAAGTTATTAAGCAG TGTTATCAAGACCATAATGTCCCTCGTGATGGATCTGGCCCCGAGTACCCTCTCTGTGCCATGCAGCTTTTTTCCCACATGCACGCTGTCACCAGCACTGTCACCTGCATGAGACGCAGCTCCCTCCAAAGCACCTTCAGCATTAATCCAG AGGTGGTATGTGATCCTCTTCTTGATTACAATGTGTGGAGCACCTTGCAACCTATCAATTCCTCTGGAAAAGTTGATCCTGAGAAGGAAGTTATTATTGTCGCTACACGA ATTGACAGCCATTCCTTCTTCTGGAACATTGCACCCGGGGCAGACAGTGCTGTCTCTTCTTTTGTGACCcacttggctgctgctgaagccctTCATAAAGTGTCAGATGTTCATTTGCTGCAAAGGAATATAATGTTCACCTTCTTCCAAGGG gAGACCTTTGATTACATTGGCAGCTCACGAATGGTGTATGATATGGAAAAAGACAAGTTTCCTCTCCGCTTGGACAACATTCATTCATTTGTGGAGTTGAATCAG gtgGCTCTAAGGAATGACTCTGTTCTATGGATGCATACAGACCCTGTCTCTCGGCTGAATGAGTCTGTTGAAGTGCAG gtTAGAAACTTGCTAGATATTTTGAGTAATAGCAGCACGGGAGCAAGCGTGACTTTGCAGGAAGCTGGATATTCGCAGCCTCTTCCCCCGTCTTCCTTCCAGCGCTTTCTTCGGGCCCGGCACATCCCCGGCGTGGTCCTTACGGACCACAAGACTGCCTTCCAGAACAG ATACTACCAGAGCATGTACGACACTCCAGAGAACATCCGGATGCAATACCCCGAGGGGCTTAGCCCTGAGGAGACCTTGGAGTATGTCACAGACACAGCCAAG TCCCTGGCAGAAGTTGCCACAGTGGTCGCCCGTGCTCTCTACCGGCTTGCAGGGGGAGCCAACAACACCTCTGCTATTCAGGCAGATCCAAAAACG GTCACTCGAATGCTGTATGGGTTTCTGATTAAAATGAACAATTCCTGGTTTCAGTCCATCATTAAACCAGACATAAAAGGAATTCTGG GTGATGTTCCCCAACACTACGTTGCCGTTTCCAGCCCTGTGAACACTACCTACCTTGTGCAGTATGTCCTGGCCAACCTCACCGGCACTGTTGTTAACCTCACCAAGGAAGAGTGCCTGAACCCTGAAAAGACACCCAACAGTGAGAAAGAA ATGTATGAATATGCCTGGGTGCAGGGTTCCCTGGACCCTAACTCCACGTCACGAATCCCCTACTGTGTTCGGTCAACAGTTCACCTAAGCAAAGCACTCTCTCCCGCCTTTGAGCTGAGACAGTGGGGATCTACAGAATACTCCACATGGACAGAGAGTCGGTGGAAAGAGATCCGTGCCCGAATATTTCTGGTAGCCAGCAAGGAGCTAGAG ATAATCACTTTGGTTGTGGGCGTTGCCATTCTGATCTTCTCTCTCCTCGCCACGTATTTTATCAACGCCAAAGCGGATATACTTTTTAGCATCCCGCGGGACCCTGGGGCTGTGGCTTACTGA
- the COPA gene encoding coatomer subunit alpha: protein MLTKFETKSARVKGLSFHPKRPWILTSLHNGVIQLWDYRMCTLIDKFDEHDGPVRGIDFHKQQPLFVSGGDDYKIKVWNYKLRRCLFTLLGHLDYIRTTFFHHEYPWILSASDDQTIRVWNWQSRTCVCVLTGHNHYVMCAQFHPSEDLVVSASLDQTVRVWDISGLRKKNLSPGAVESDVRGITGVDLFGTTDAVVKHVLEGHDRGVNWAAFHPTMPLIVSGADDRQVKIWRMNESKAWEVDTCRGHYNNVSCAVFHPRQELILSNSEDKSIRVWDMSKRTGVQTFRRDHDRFWVLAAHPNLNLFAAGHDGGMIVFKLERERPAYAVHGNMLYYVKDRFLRQLDFNSSKDVAVMQLRSGSKFPVFNMSYNPAENAVLLCTRASNLENSTYDLYTIPKDADSQNPDAPEGKRSSGLTAVWVARNRFAVLDRMHSILIKNLKNEITKKVQVPNCDEIFYAGTGNLLLRDADSITLFDVQQKRTLASVKISKVKYVIWSADMSHVALLAKHAIMICNRKLESLCNIHENIRVKSGAWDESGVFIYTTSNHIKYAVTTGDHGIIRTLDLPIYVTRVKGNNVYCLDRECRPRVLTIDPTEFKFKLALINRKYDEVLHMVRNAKLVGQSIIAYLQKKGYPEVALHFVKDEKTRFSLALECGNIEIALEAAKALDDKNCWEKLGEVALLQGNHQIVEMCYQRTKNFDRLSFLYLITGNLEKLRKMMKIAEIRKDMSGHYQNALYLGDVAERVRILKNCGQKSLAYLTAATHGLDEEAESLKETFDPEKETVPEIDHNAKLLQPPAPVMPLDTNWPLLTVSKGFFEGTIASKGKGGALAADIDIDTVGTEGWGEDAELQLDEDGFVDAGEGFGEEGLGKGQEEGGGWEVEEDLDLPPELDVPAGPAGTAEDGFFVPPTKGTSPAQVWCNNSQLPVDHVLAGSFETAMRLLHDQVGVTNFGPYKQLFLQTYARGRTTYQALPCLPTMYGYPHRNWKEAGLKNALPAVGLKLNDLIQRLQLCYQLTTAGKFEEAVEKFRSILLSVPLLVVDNKQEIAEAQQLIAICREYIVGLSMETERKKLPKETLEQQKRICEMAAYFTHSNLQPVHMILVLRTALNLFFKLKNFKTAATFARRLLELGPKPEVAQQTRKILSACEKNPTDTYQLNYDMHNPFDICAASYRPIYRGKPVEKCPLSGACYCPEFHGQICRVTTVTEIGKDVIGLRISPLQFR, encoded by the exons ATGCTCACCAAATTTGAGACTAAGTCGGCCCGGGTGAAAG GGCTCAGCTTTCACCCCAAGCGGCCGTGGATCCTCACCAGCCTGCACAATGGCGTCATCCAGCTGTGGGATTATCGGATGTGCACCCTCATCGACAAATTTGACGAGCACGACG GACCTGTTCGAGGTATTGATTTCCACAAACAGCAGCCTCTGTTTGTTTCTGGAGGTGATGATTacaaaataaag GTCTGGAATTACAAATTGCGCCGTTGTCTCTTCACTCTGCTGGGGCACTTGGATTATATCCGCACTACCTTCTTCCACCAC gaATATCCTTGGATCCTGAGTGCTTCTGATGACCAGACCATTCGGGTTTGGAACTGGCAGTCCAGAACTTGTGTTTG TGTGCTGACAGGACACAACCACTATGTGATGTGTGCCCAGTTTCACCCCTCTGAGGACCTGGTAGTGTCAGCCAGCTTGGATCAGACTGTGCGCGTTTGGGATATTTCTG GcctaaggaagaaaaacctgTCCCCTGGAGCTGTGGAATCGGATGTCAGGGGAATAACGGGGGTGGATTTGTTCGGGACAACAGATGCGGTTGTGAAGCACGTTCTTGAG GGCCATGATCGTGGGGTGAACTGGGCCGCCTTCCACCCTACAATGCCACTTATTGTGTCGGGAGCTGATGATCGGCAGGTGAAGATCTGGCGGATGAATG AATCGAAGGCCTGGGAGGTTGACACTTGCCGGGGGCATTACAACAACGTCTCGTGCGCTGTCTTTCACCCACGGCAGGAACTAATCCTCAGCAATTCAGAAGACAAGAGCATCCGTGTCTGGGATATGTCTAAACG CACGGGAGTCCAGACCTTTCGGCGTGATCATGATCGCTTTTGGGTATTAGCTGCTCATCCCAACCTCaacctctttgctgcag GCCACGACGGTGGAATGATTGTGTTCAAACTGGAGCGTGAGAGGCCTGCGTATGCTGTGCATGGCAACATGCTGTATTATGTGAAGGACCGTTTTCTCCGCCAGCTTGATTTCAACAGTTCAAAAGACGTCGCTGTCATGCAGCTGCGAAG tggttcCAAGTTCCCTGTGTTCAATATGTCATACAACCCAGCTGAGAACGCTGTCCTTCTCTGCACA AGAGCCAGCAACTTAGAGAACAGTACTTACGACCTATACACCATTCCCAAGGATGCAGACTCCCAGAATCCGGATG CCCCTGAAGGGAAACGCTCCTCCGGGCTCACAGCTGTGTGGGTAGCTCGTAACCGCTTTGCAGTCCTGGATCGCATGCACTCG ATCCTAATCAAAAACCTGAAGAATGAGATCACGAAGAAGGTGCAGGTGCCGAACTGTGATGAGATTTTCTATGCTGGCACGGGGAACCTGTTACTGAGAGATGCAGACTCCATCACCCTCTTTGACGTGCAGCAGAAGCG AACTCTGGCCTCGGTGAAGATCTCCAAGGTGAAATACGTCATCTGGTCGGCTGACATGTCCCACGTAGCTCTGCTTGCTAAGCACG CCATCATGATTTGCAACAGAAAGCTGGAATCGCTGTGTAACATCCATGAAAACATCCGTGTTAAGAGCGGTGCCTGGGATGAAAGTGGTGTTTTCATCTATACCACCAGCAATCACATCAAATATGCTGTCACCACAGG GGATCATGGAATTATCCGTACCCTGGACCTGCCCATCTACGTTACCCGTGTGAAGGGGAACAACGTGTACTGCCTGGACAGAGAGTGCCGCCCCAGGGTCCTCACCATTGATCCCACCGAATTCAAATTCAAGCTGGCATTGATCAACAGAAAGTATGATGAG GTGCTGCACATGGTGAGGAATGCTAAGCTTGTGGGCCAGTCCATCATTGCCTACCTGCAGAAGAAGGGCTACCCAGAGGTGGCCCTGCACTTTGTCAAGGATGAGAAGACCCGTTTCAGCCTGGCACTGGAGTGTGGCAACATTGAG ATTGCTCTGGAAGCAGCCAAAGCTCTGGATGACAAGAATTGCTGGGAGAAACTGGGAGAagtggcactgctgcagggcaATCACCAGATTGTGGAGATGTGCTACCAGCGCACCAAGAACTTCGATAGGCTCTCCTTCCTCTATCTCATCACTGGCAACCTGGAGAAGCTTCGGAAGATGATGAAGATAG cTGAGATCCGTAAAGATATGAGTGGCCACTACCAGAATGCCTTGTATCTAGGAGACGTGGCAGAGAGAGTGAGGATCCTGAAGAACTGTGGGCAAA AGTCCCTGGCCTATCTCACGGCTGCAACTCATGGTCTGGATGAGGAAGCTGAAAGCCTGAAGGAAACATTTGATCCTGAAAAGGAAACG GTCCCAGAAATTGATCACaatgcaaagctgctgcagcctcctgctcccgTCATGCCTCTGGATACCAACTGGCCCTTGCTGACTGTCTCCAAGGGGTTCTTTGAAGGAACCATTGCTAGCAAAG GCAAAGGGGGTGCCTTGGCTGCTGATATTGATATCGACACTGTTGGCACCGAAGGCTGGGGAGAAGATGCAGAGTTGCAGCTGGATGAAG ATGGCTTTGTGGATGCTGGAGAGGGCTTTGGAGAGGAAGGACTAGGTAAAGGACAGGAAGAAggaggtggatgggaagttGAAGAAGATTTGGATCTTCCCCCTGAACTG GATGTTCCTGCAGGTCCTGCAGGAACAGCAGAGGATGGATTCTTTGTGCCACCCACCAagggcaccagcccagctcag GTGTGGTGTAACAATTCTCAGCTTCCTGTTGACCACGTTCTGGCAGGCTCCTTTGAGACAGCAATGAGA CTCCTCCATGACCAGGTAGGAGTAACAAACTTCGGTCCCTACAAGCAGCTGTTCCTGCAGACCTATGCCCGTGGCCGTACGACCTACCAAGCCCTGCCATGTCTCCCTACCATGTATGGATACCCACATCGCAACTG GAAAGAAGCTGGCTTGAAGAATGCCCTCCCTGCCGTCGGACTGAAACTCAACGACCTGATCCAGCGCCTGCAGCTGTGCTACCAGCTCACTACGGCTGGCAAGTTTGAGGAGGCCGTGGAGAAGTTCCGCTCCATCTTGCTCAGCGTGCCCTTGCTGGTGGTGGACAACAAGCAGGAGATTGCTGAG GCTCAGCAGCTGATAGCCATTTGCCGGGAGTATATTGTAGGACTCTCTATGGAGACTGAGCGGAAGAAGCTGCCCAAAGAGAccctggagcagcagaaacGAATCTGCGAG ATGGCCGCCTATTTCACCCACTCCAACCTGCAGCCCGTCCACATGATCTTGGTGCTGCGTACAGCTCTCAACCTCTTTTTCAAACTCAAAAACTTCAAGACAGCTGCTACTTTTGCCCGtcggctgctggagctgggtcCAAAGCCTGAGGTGGCCCAGCAG ACTCGCAAGATCTTGTCAGCATGTGAGAAGAATCCCACTGACACCTACCAGCTCAACTATGACATGCACAATCCCTTTGACATCTGTGCCGCCTCTTACCGACCCATCTATCGTGGCAAACCCGTGGAGAAGTGTCCACTCAGTGGAGCCTGCTACTGTCCCGAGTTCCATGGGCAGATCTGCCGCGTCACTACA GTGACAGAGATCGGCAAAGATGTCATCGGGCTGCGGATCAGCCCGCTCCAGTTCCGCTAG